TCGCACCACCAACGTTGATGGCGTGGAGGTCTTCTACCGCGAGGCGGGTTCTACTAAGGCTCCTACCCTTTTGCTGCTACATGGGTTTCCAACCTCCTCGCATATGTTCCGCAACCTTATTCCTTTGCTGGCTGACCAATATCATATCGTGGCGCCTGACTTGCCTGGGTTTGGTTTGACCGTGGCGCCTGACCGCAGCCAATATAAATATAATTTTGAGAAAATTGCGAAGACCATCGGCCGCTTCACCGATATGATCGGCTTAAACCGCTTCGCGATTTATGTTTTTGATTACGGCGCACCGATCGGCTTTAGACTTGCCCTGGCACATCCTGAAAAAATCACTGCCATCATTTCGCAAAATGGAAATGCTTATGAAGAAGGGCTCAGCCAAGGCTGGAACCCGATCCAAAAATATTGGCAAGAACCTAGCGAAGCCAACCGCACCGCCTTACGTGATTTCCTAAAGCCCGAAACAACCAAGTGGCAATACACCCATGGCGTTGCCGATGAGACGCTGATTGCGCCGGAATCCTATCAACTCGATTCCGCCCTGCTTTCGCGGCCGGGTAATGATGAAATCCAGCTCGATCTATTTTTGGATTACGCGAGCAACGTCAAGCTCTATCCGAAGTTCCAGGAATATATACGTGCGCATCAACCTCCCTTGCTGGCCGTATGGGGAAAGAATGACCCCTTCTTCCTGCCTCCTGGGGCTGAAGCCTTTAAGCGCGACAATAAGAATGCCGAGGTTCATTTCTATGAAACCGGGCATTTCGCGCTTGAAACGCATGCCAATGAAATCGGGGCGGCCATGCGTGATTTCCTTGCGCGGCATTTAACGATCAAAACGGTTAAATCCACTACGCGATAACGAGGAGAAATAACAATGCGCGCAATTATCATCAAGGAATTTGGTGGACCGGAACAGCTGGTTATCCAGGAACTGCCTGATCCCAAGCCAAAGGCAGATCACGTAATCATCGAGGTCAAGGCTTTTGGTATCAATCGGGCTGAGACTTATATGCGGAAAGGCGCCTGGAGCGAAGCCGCTAAAGTCAGCGGGGTCGAATGTGTTGGATTAGTACGGTCGGATGCCAGCGGTAAATTTGCCGCGGGTCAAAAAGTCGCCGCCATCCTGGGTGGAATGGGACTTACGATCAACGGCAGCTATGCGGAATTGACGCAGGTGCCGGTAACCAACGTCATGCCGTTTGAGTCTGACCTCTCTTGGGAGGAGTTAGCGGCGATTCCAGAATCCTACTCTACTGTCTGGGCTTGCCTGCATGACAATCTGGCTTTGAAAAAAGGACAAACGTTACTGATCCGCGGCGCCACATCGCCTATGGGGCAAGCTGCCCTTAACGTCGCCGCGAATATCGGCGCCCATGTCATAGCCACCACACGCAAAACCGAACGCTTTGCTTTATTGAAATCCCTGGGGGCAAAGGAAACATTGCTTGAAACGCCGGAGCTCGCCAAACAGGTGCGTGAGCTGCACCCCAAAGGGGTGGATGCCGTGCTCGAGCTTGTCGGCAATAGCGTACTTTTGGATTCACTCAGTGCCGTGAAGCGCGGGGGACACCTTTGCTTAGCCGGGTTTGTTGGCGGCCTGGCCCCCCTTGTCGATTTCAACCCTTTAAGGCAAATGCCGAGCGGTGTGCATTTCAGTTTCTTCGGCAGTTTTTTATTTGGCACGCCGGACTTTCCGTTGGATGTCCCGCTACAAACAATCATCGACCGGGTTGAGGACGGCACCTATAAAGCCAAACCCGCAAAGGTTTTTGGCTTTCATGAAATCCAGGATGCCCATCGCCTGATGGAAAGCTACCAAGCCGCCGGCAAAATTGTGGTCAAGATATAAAATGAAGGGCACGGGAAGAACTGTCTGTTTACATTTAACTTTAAACTTTAAGGAGATTACAACATGAAAATCAATAAAATTAAATTGCTGGTAACAACGATCGTACTGTGCGCCTCGGTCACTGCAGTCGCAGCTACACAAGATAAGATTTCGGGTGGCCCATCTGTCAACATACCCGTGACGCAACTCAAGTACTTCGACACAGGCATTGGTAAAAATAGTGGAGTGGGAACGTTACAAGCTGCTGCTGCTTATGGCGACCTGCAACATGGCGCACATGGAACATTTATCAAAATGCCGGCCGGGTTTGTCAGTGCTGTCCATAGTCACACTGGCGAATATTGGGGAGTGGTTATCTCAGGCGTGGTTGTAAATGGCGCACCAGGAAGCGCAGATGTGCCGCTGCCGGTAGGTTCCTATTGGTCGCAAAAAGGCGGCGAACTCCATGTGACAAAATGTATTTCTCCCAACGAATGCATTGTCTTCATCAATCAAACCGTGAAGTTTGACGAAATAGAAGAAAGCAAGAAGCATTGATGAGTTATGCGAAAAGAGGTGCACCGTGAAGAAAATTACAATGGGAAAGGTGATTGGAAAACGCAGCCTTGTGACCACCGAGTCCAAACCGGTGGAAATTCCAGACGCCAAGGATATCGTTCATCTTCAGTTTCGCCGGTTCGCGGGCTGTCCTTTTTGTAGTGTGCACCTGCGCTCCATTGCGAAGCGCCACGACGAGATCGCCGCAGCGGGCATCCGGGAAGTGGTCGTGTTCCGCTCGACCGAAGCGGCGTTACGGCGTCATCATGCCGACACACCTTTCGCGGTTGTTCCGGATCCCAAGGATGAACTGTATGCCGAGTTCGGGGTCGGGTCCGGGCTGCGGGCACTGCTCGACCCGCGCGCTTTATTGGGGGCGATGTCCAAGGTCATCCGCGTGCTTCCCAAGCTTCCGGGTATACCGCCGTGGGGCAAGGGCGTGTTGGGGCTTCCCGCCGATTTTCTGATTGCGACCGATGGGCGCGTGCTTGCGTGCCAGTACGGAACGCACGCCGACGACCAGTGGTCGGTGGACGAGCTCCTCGCTCTGGTTCGTCAGCACGTATCGTCGAGGAGCGCCTGCGTTTAAGTGCAATGTTTTAAACATGAATGACTTTCAAAGAAAATACGGCCCTTGGGCCTTGGTAACGGGAGCCAACGCGGGAAATAGCTTCATTCGGGACGTGTTAATCGGACCTTGACATCTCAAAACACACTGTACGCCGTTTCTCCACTTTTAAACCCAACGAGGAAACCACCATGAAACTGTTATACGTAAAAGGATCACCCCGTGGCGATAAATCCACCTCGGCGCGTGTCGCCGAATCATTTCTAACCGCTTATCGCACAAAAAATCCAAATGCGCAGATCGACGAAATCGATTTGTGGCAGGAAGCCCTGCCTGAGTTCAATGGCGACAGTGCCGCCGCAAAGATGTCCTTCTTCGGTGAAGGCACACTTGATGGCGTGCGCAAGACTGCATGGGATCGGATTGTCTCGATCACCCAGCGCTTTACCAGTGCCGACGACTACCTATTCACCGTGCCCATGTGGAATGGTGGAATCCCTTACCGGCTCAAGCTCTACATCGATATCATGACCCAGCCTGGTTTATTGTTCGGTTTCGATCCGGTGGCGGGCTATTCGGGGCTATTGCATGGCAAGCGCGCCACGGCCATCTATACAAGCGGCGTCTACGCACCCGGTGTGCCTCCTGCTTTTGGAGTCGATTTTCATTCGACTTACTTCAATGACTGGCTGTGCTTCATCGGTATCTCGGAGATCGCCACGATTCGATACCAACCTACCCTGCTCACCAACGACCCAGCTGCGGGTCTGGCTGCCGCGCAAGCAGACGCAGTCAGGGCGGGACAGCGTTGAACAGATGAAGCGATTCGGAGGTGGTGGTAGTCAATGTTCCTTCCCTACTGGAGTAGATCAGTCACATGAAACGCCAATATCTCGGTGATTCGAAGGACAGCTTCAAGTGGGACTATCATGACTATCTTGTGGAGGCGCTTGCCTACGATCACCTGAAGATCGCATGGATGATGACGCCCGATGACGGCGGGACACACGGAGCTAGCGCGCCGGAGCTGTTTCCGGCGAGGCCGGGAATACTGCGCTTTTGCAACCGGTTACGATCAACCCGGGACCCGGCCTTGGTGCTGGGATTGCCGGCTATTATGGGTGCGAAGTATCGGGTCAGCTTTCATGATCCGGACGAAAACAAGAATGACGCGAATCACCGATCGTGGTTTTCAGGAATTCTACCGGGTTCCGGCCAGGTCATTTTCCTCGATCCGGATAACGGCTTCGAGCCCGAGCGCTGTGGCACGGACAAACACGTCCGTTATGCCGATCTCGATGGCCTGATCAAGCTGGCGCCATCGGACACGGTGTTTAGCGTGTTTCAGCATCATCGCCGGAAGAAATTTCCCGACGACTTCGCCCGTATTCGGAAAAGACTCTTAAGCGGATACGCAACGGCAATCTATTGGCGCTCATTGATGTTTGTCAATGTCGCATCGTCTCGCAAGACGATTCGTCAAGTTGAAAAAATCAACCGGGAATATGCCAAACATCGTCCGGTAAAAGTTCTTGCCTGACGATATTAATCCTTCAGCATCAACCCATGCGCTGCTTCAGAAAGTCGATCATGACACGCACTTTGTTCGGCAGGTGCGCCCGGCTCGGGTACAGAAGCCAGATGGCGGTATCGAAGTCGGTCGCGGTGACGCGATAATCCGGGAACAGATCGACCAGCCGTCCCTCCTTGATATCCTCATCGATCAGCCAGTTCGCGAGCAGCACCGGTCCCATTCCCGCCAAGGCGCGGGCGCGCAACGCGAGGGCGTTCAGGATCGTCACGTCGCCGCGCATCGGCACTTCCTGTACCTTTCCCCGGCGGTCGCGAAATAACCAGCGCGAACGGAACTCCGGCAAAGCGAACAGGAGACAGCTGTGCTGCCGTAACTCGTCCGGAACAGCGGGCGCCTTCCTGACTCCAAGGTAGCCAGGACTGGCACAGACCCGGTACTGCGTATCGACTAGTTTTGTGGCGACAAAATCCGCGTCGAAACGACGCCCGAGACGAATGGCGAAGGTCCACGCGTTCGGCCACCAGGTCGAGCACGGTGTCGGTCAACAGCCGCTCCAGTTTTACGCCGGGATACCGTTCGCGAAAAGTCTTTGTTCCGAGATTGTTGTAGTTTCAATTACAGCAGCAAGGGGTAGCGAAAACCTGGACCAGGTCACTTTGAGTGAATAAGGTGCGTCCGACTTCGCTCGCAATTGCGGCTGTTCGGCCCTGATCGTTGGCGAGGTGCCGGAACACATACTCGGCAATCATTGTCCCGGACGATAGATTTCGGATACCGTAAGGATACAAGTTTTTCGCCTGACATCATATTTATCACGCAGTTCGTTTCTCCTTGAGGGACGAATTGAGCGAAAAACATCGATATTCAAAGAAACAGCGATATTTACCGCGCAGTAAATATGAACCGGAACGCCACTACGAGATACACAAGCTCGCCGAAGCGTTTTTAGTTTATGTCGCTCTTGTTTGGTTTTACCGTCTGGAAGCCACGCGGATACGACGGTAAATGCAGACACCAAGATTTCAAGAACAAATCTACCGTCAGGTTTACCGTCAAATCCTCGCGCTGCACGCGCGAACCGCCGACAGATGAGAGGCGCGAAGCCTTTCGACATCAATCGCTTACCGCCGAAAATCCGCGCAATTGACGATGTAGCCGAAGTGATCGTCTAAAACCAACAAGCCCCCTGATAATGCTGAATAAATTTTTTCCGCTTCGGATGCCCGTCACTCCCACTCGATGGTGGCGGGCGGCTTGCCTGAGATGTCATACACCACGCGGCTCACGCCGGGCACTTCGTTGATAATGCGCGTGGAGATTTTATCCAGCACGTCGTAGGGCAGATGCGCCCAGTGCGCGGTCATGAAGTCCACGGTTTCCACTGCGCGCAGGGAGATGACATGATCGTAACGGCGCGCGTCGCCCATCACGCCCACGGACTTCACCGGCAGGAACACGGCGAATGCCTGGCTCACCTTGTCGTAGAGGTCGTGTTTGCGTAGTTCCTCGATAAAAATGGCGTCCGCCTTGCGCAGCGTGTCGGCGTAGTCTTTTTTCACCTCGCCCAGGATGCGCACGCCGAGGCCGGGACCGGGGAACGGGTGGCGATAGACCATTTCGTAGGGCAGGCCCAGCTCCACGCCGAGACGGCGTACTTCGTCCTTGAACAATTCGCGCAGCGGCTCGACCAGCTTGAGCTTCATCTTTTCAGGCAGGCCGCCGACGTTGTGATGTGATTTGATGACGTGCGCCTTGCCCGACTTGGCGGCGGCGGATTCGATCACGTCGGGGTAAATGGTGCCCTGCGCGAGCCATTTGATATTGCGCAGTTTGACGGCCTCTTCCTCAAACACCTCGATAAACAACCGGCCGATATGTTTGCGCTTTTCTTCGGGGTCAGCGACGCCTTTCAGCGCATGGAGAAAGCGCTGCTCCGCATCCACGCGCAGCACCTTGATGCCCATGTGCTTGGCGAAGGTCGCCATGACCTGATCGCCTTCATGCAGGCGCAGCAGGCCGTTGTCCACGAACACGCAGGTCAACTGATCGCCGATGGCCTTGTGCAACAGCGCGGCGACCACCGAGGAATCCACGCCGCCGGACAGGCCCAGCAGCACTTCATCCGTACCGACCTGCTTGCGCACCTGCGCGAGGCTGTCGGCGACGATGTTGTGCGGCGTCCACAGCGCGGCGCAGCCGCAAATCTCCAGCACGAAACGCTGCAGGATGCGCGCGCCCTGGCGCGTGTGCGTGACCTCGGGATGGAATTGCAGGCCGTAAAAATGGCGCGCCTCGTCGGCCATGCCGGCGAGCGGCGCCGACGGGGTGCTCGCGATCGCCTTGAAGCCGGTTGGCAACCGCGCCACACGGTCGCCGTGGCTCATCCACACGTCGAGCAGGCCGTGGCCTTCTTCGTTGGTGCGGTCTTCGATATCGCGCAGCAGTTCGGAGTGGCCGCGCGCGCGCGCCTCGGCGTAACCGAATTCGCGGTGAGCGGAACTCTCCACCTCACCGCCCAACTGCGCCGCCATGGTCTGCATGCCGTAGCAGATGCCGAGCACCGGCACGCCGAGCGTAAAGACCGACTGCGGCGCGCGCGGCGTGCCCTGCAACGTCACCGACTCCGGCCCGCCGGAGAGAATCACGCCCTTGGGGGCGAAGGCGTGCAGTGCGGCGTCATCCATGTCCCAGGGATGAATTTCGCAATATACGCCGAACTCGCGCACGCGCCGCGCGATGAGCTGGGTGTATTGCGATCCGAAATCGAGGATGAGGATGCGGTGGGCGTGGATGTTCATAAAGGCAGATAAAAGGGCAAAGATACAAGAGGAAAGTTAAAACCTTCCACGCAACATCTCTTCTGTTTTTCCCTTTCCTCTTTTCCCTTGTATCTTGTATCTGTTTTAGTCAATCTGATAATTCGGCGCTTCTTTGGTGATGGTCACATCGTGCACGTGGCTCTCGCGCATGCCGGCCAGGGTGACGCGGACGAACTTCGGTTTGGTGCGCATCTCCTCGATGTTTTCGCAGCCGGTATAGCCCATGCTGGCGCGCAGGCCGCCCATCAATTGATGGACAATGGCCTGCAGGCTGCCTTTGTAGGGGACACGGCCCTCGATGCCTTCCGGCACCAGCTTCTCGGCCTCGGCGCCCTCCTGGAAATAACGGTCGCTGGAACCGGCCTGCCGGGTCATTGCGCCCAGCGAGCCCATGCCTCGATAGGATTTATAGGAGCGGCCCTGGTAAAGCTCGATCTCGCCCGGCGCCTCCTCGGTGCCCGCAAACATGCTGCCGATCATCACAGAGTAGGCGCCGGCGGCAATCGCCTTGGCGACGTCGCCGGAGTAGCGGATACCGCCGTCGGCGATGACGGGTACGCCGCTGCCCGCCAAGGCCTCGGCCACATTCGAAATTGCCGTCACCTGCGGCACGCCCACGCCGGAGATGATGCGCGTGGTGCAGATCGAGCCCGGGCCTATGCCCACCTTGACCGCGTCGGCGCCCGCCTTGACCAAGCCATGGGCGGCCTCGGCGGTGGCGATGTTACCGCCGATGACTTGCACGTCAGGAAAGTTCTTCTTGACCCAGCGCACTCGATCGAGCACGCCCTGGGAATGACCGTGGGCCGTATCCACCACGATGACATCCACGTCCGCCGCAACCAGTGCCGCGACCCGCTCGTCTGTGCCCTGCCCCGTCCCCACCGCTGCCCCGATCCGCAGGCGTTCCAGATCGTCCTTACAGGCCTGCGGATTCTCCTTCGCCTTCTGGATATCCTTGACGGTAATCAGCCCGCGCAATTGAAATTTGCTGTTGACCACCAGCACCTTTTCGATGCGGTGTTTGTGCAATAACTCCACTACGCGCTCGCGCTCGGTCCCTTCCTTCACGGTGATGAGCCGATCCTTGGGCGTCATGATGGTGGAAACCGGGGCGTCGAAATGCGTTTCGAAGCGCAAATCGCGATTGGTGACGATGCCGACCAGGTCTTCCCTGTCCACCACCGGCACGCCCGAGATATTATTGGCCCGCATCAACCCCAGCACCTCGCCGATGCTCATCGCGGGTGGCACGGTGATGGGTTCCTTGATGACGCCGCTTTCGAACTTTTTGACCATGCGCACCTGGCGCACCTGCTCCTCGATGGTCATGTTCTTGTGCACGATGCCCACCCCGCCCTCCTGGGCGATGCTGATGGCCAGGCGGCCCTCGGTGACGGTGTCCATCGCGGCGGACAACAACGGGATATTAAGCCGGATATTTCGTGTAAGCTGAGTCGTTAGCTGGACCTGGGCGGGGAGCACCGTGGAGTGGGCCGGGACCAGCATGACATCATCAAAGGTGAGGGCGTCTTGAGCGACACGCATCGAACTATTCCGTATTAGGGATGATGCGTCCCTATTATATAGATTTTTAGCCGCGATAGCGAAACTAGGTGATGCACCCACCTAGATCTCCTTCGTAATGCCTAAAGACCCTATGCGGGCTGTTTTTTAGGGGTCGCGGGATAGCCTGCGCAAGGTGAAGTGGCTGTCGCTGTCGCACTCAGCCTTGATCGGTGATAGGGATTTGACATGAGTTTATTGGAAGTTTAGAGTGAAAACTTACTATACATTTTGATAAGATAATACCCATGAGTGTTAAAGGTCGTTCGGTCATCCTCGTTGTCAACAACGAAGAAAAAATCCGCGCGTCCCTCCACCGCTGTCTCATAGAAGACTACACCGTAGTGACGGCCGCAACGGCGGAAGAGGCATTACGACTGCTCGAGGGCCGAGAGGTTGATCTGGTACTGTGCGACCAATGGATGCCGGAGATGAGCGGCGTGGAATTCCTCCACCAGCTGCGCGTCTCTCACCCGGAAGTCGTGCGCATTCTCATCACCGACTATACTGATCCGCACGACATTATCAAGGCGATCAACGAGGCGGCGGTGTATCAGTTCGTGCCCAAGCCGTGGCAACCGGAGCAATTGCAACTCATCATCAAGCGCGCCTTGGAGAGCTGCGAACTCGCGAGACGCCATCGCTACTTGAGCCGCGAACTCAAGTTCGCGGAAGACGTGTTGTGGCGGCAAAACGACCGTATGGTGCGCCTGCTGCAGGATATCTACGAGTTCGACAAGCTGGTATTCGCCAGCGATGCGATGGTTGAGGTCTGCAATCTCGCGCGCAAGGCGGCAGCCACCGATTTGCCGGTCCTCATTCAAGGCGAGACGGGGACGGGGAAGGAGTTGATGGCGCGGGCGGTGCATTTTTTCAGCACCCGCAAATCGTTCCCTTTCCTGGCGCAAAACTGCGGTGCTTTTCCCGATGAACTCTTGCACTCGGAACTGTTCGGGCACAAGCGAGGCGCCTACACCGGCGCAATCAGCGACCGGCTGGGCCTATTTCCGGCAGCGGATGGCGGCACAGTGTTCCTCGACGAAATATCGGAGGTCTCGCCCTCGTTCCAGGTCAGCCTGTTGCGCTTCTTGCAGGAGGGAGAAGTAAAGCCCCTGGGTACCCATCAAACCCGGCAATGCAATGTGCGCATCGTTGCCGCCACCAACCGGCCGCTGGCGGAACTGGTGGAACAAGGCCAGTTTCGCCGCGATCTTTACTACCGGTTACGCGGTTTTGAGATCAATATTCCGGCGCTGCGCGAGCGGCCCGAGGATATCCCGGTGCTTGCGGAACATGCCGTCCACAAGTATGCAGCATCTATCAACCGCAAGATCGCCGGTATCGCCTCCGAAGTCATCCAGCGACTCAAGCATTATGCCTTCCCGGGCAACGTGCGCGAGCTTGAAAATGAGATGCGCCGTATGGTGGCCATGGCCGAGGATGGAGAAATACTCACGGTCAAGCACATGTCGCCTGAGCTTATGCGCCTGACGGCGCCGCCGGACAAGACCCTGCCAACGGATTTCCTGGCCGGCGCAGGCGCGCTCAAGGAACGTGTCGAGGCCTTGGAGACGCATCTGGTCGCACAGATGTTGCTTAAGCACAAATGGAATTACAGCCGCGCGGCCCGTGAACTGGGTCTTTCGCGCGTCGGGCTTGCCAACAAGATCAAGCGCTACAAACTCGATCAGAAACCCATTTAGTCCGTAAGCGGAGCTCACTTCGCTGTATAGCCGCTTAACAACGCCCTTGATTCTGCAAACAAGGTTTGCAGCATCACCCCCTCTAATGTTTACAGCATTGATTACATAACAACAATAACTATTTGTTATAGAAATAAATTTTATCTAAAACATAATGACGGCATAGTCATTGCACTCTCGATTCAGTGGTTTTCACCGCAAAGGCATTGCGGTCGAAAACGAAACTCACAACAACATGGAGGAGCGCAATGGCCAATCTACTTTGGTTGCAGGGCGGTGCCTGTTCGGGCAACACAATGTCCTTCCTGAACGCAGAAGAACCGAGTGCCTGCGACTTGGTAACCGACTTCGGCATCAACATTCTGTGGCATCCCTCGCTCGGTGTGGAACTGGGCGATAACATGAAAAAGATTCTGCGCGATTGCGTCTCCGGCGCCACTCCGCTCGACATCTTTGTATTCGAGGGAACGGTGGTGAACGCCCCAAACGGCACGGGCGAATGGAATCGCTTCGCCGGCCGGCCGATGAAGGAGTGGGTGCGTGAACTGAGCAAGGCCGCACAATTCGTGGTCGCCATCGGCGACTGCGCGACCTGGGGCGGCATTCCCGCGACCGCGCCGAACCCGTCGGAATCGCAAGGGCTGCAATTTCTGAAGCGCGA
The genomic region above belongs to Gammaproteobacteria bacterium and contains:
- a CDS encoding alpha/beta hydrolase, whose protein sequence is MPNTTATIHYRTTNVDGVEVFYREAGSTKAPTLLLLHGFPTSSHMFRNLIPLLADQYHIVAPDLPGFGLTVAPDRSQYKYNFEKIAKTIGRFTDMIGLNRFAIYVFDYGAPIGFRLALAHPEKITAIISQNGNAYEEGLSQGWNPIQKYWQEPSEANRTALRDFLKPETTKWQYTHGVADETLIAPESYQLDSALLSRPGNDEIQLDLFLDYASNVKLYPKFQEYIRAHQPPLLAVWGKNDPFFLPPGAEAFKRDNKNAEVHFYETGHFALETHANEIGAAMRDFLARHLTIKTVKSTTR
- a CDS encoding zinc-binding dehydrogenase; this translates as MRAIIIKEFGGPEQLVIQELPDPKPKADHVIIEVKAFGINRAETYMRKGAWSEAAKVSGVECVGLVRSDASGKFAAGQKVAAILGGMGLTINGSYAELTQVPVTNVMPFESDLSWEELAAIPESYSTVWACLHDNLALKKGQTLLIRGATSPMGQAALNVAANIGAHVIATTRKTERFALLKSLGAKETLLETPELAKQVRELHPKGVDAVLELVGNSVLLDSLSAVKRGGHLCLAGFVGGLAPLVDFNPLRQMPSGVHFSFFGSFLFGTPDFPLDVPLQTIIDRVEDGTYKAKPAKVFGFHEIQDAHRLMESYQAAGKIVVKI
- a CDS encoding DUF4437 domain-containing protein, whose protein sequence is MKINKIKLLVTTIVLCASVTAVAATQDKISGGPSVNIPVTQLKYFDTGIGKNSGVGTLQAAAAYGDLQHGAHGTFIKMPAGFVSAVHSHTGEYWGVVISGVVVNGAPGSADVPLPVGSYWSQKGGELHVTKCISPNECIVFINQTVKFDEIEESKKH
- a CDS encoding AhpC/TSA family protein; its protein translation is MGKVIGKRSLVTTESKPVEIPDAKDIVHLQFRRFAGCPFCSVHLRSIAKRHDEIAAAGIREVVVFRSTEAALRRHHADTPFAVVPDPKDELYAEFGVGSGLRALLDPRALLGAMSKVIRVLPKLPGIPPWGKGVLGLPADFLIATDGRVLACQYGTHADDQWSVDELLALVRQHVSSRSACV
- a CDS encoding NAD(P)H-dependent oxidoreductase, giving the protein MKLLYVKGSPRGDKSTSARVAESFLTAYRTKNPNAQIDEIDLWQEALPEFNGDSAAAKMSFFGEGTLDGVRKTAWDRIVSITQRFTSADDYLFTVPMWNGGIPYRLKLYIDIMTQPGLLFGFDPVAGYSGLLHGKRATAIYTSGVYAPGVPPAFGVDFHSTYFNDWLCFIGISEIATIRYQPTLLTNDPAAGLAAAQADAVRAGQR
- the guaA gene encoding glutamine-hydrolyzing GMP synthase, translating into MNIHAHRILILDFGSQYTQLIARRVREFGVYCEIHPWDMDDAALHAFAPKGVILSGGPESVTLQGTPRAPQSVFTLGVPVLGICYGMQTMAAQLGGEVESSAHREFGYAEARARGHSELLRDIEDRTNEEGHGLLDVWMSHGDRVARLPTGFKAIASTPSAPLAGMADEARHFYGLQFHPEVTHTRQGARILQRFVLEICGCAALWTPHNIVADSLAQVRKQVGTDEVLLGLSGGVDSSVVAALLHKAIGDQLTCVFVDNGLLRLHEGDQVMATFAKHMGIKVLRVDAEQRFLHALKGVADPEEKRKHIGRLFIEVFEEEAVKLRNIKWLAQGTIYPDVIESAAAKSGKAHVIKSHHNVGGLPEKMKLKLVEPLRELFKDEVRRLGVELGLPYEMVYRHPFPGPGLGVRILGEVKKDYADTLRKADAIFIEELRKHDLYDKVSQAFAVFLPVKSVGVMGDARRYDHVISLRAVETVDFMTAHWAHLPYDVLDKISTRIINEVPGVSRVVYDISGKPPATIEWE
- the guaB gene encoding IMP dehydrogenase; the encoded protein is MRVAQDALTFDDVMLVPAHSTVLPAQVQLTTQLTRNIRLNIPLLSAAMDTVTEGRLAISIAQEGGVGIVHKNMTIEEQVRQVRMVKKFESGVIKEPITVPPAMSIGEVLGLMRANNISGVPVVDREDLVGIVTNRDLRFETHFDAPVSTIMTPKDRLITVKEGTERERVVELLHKHRIEKVLVVNSKFQLRGLITVKDIQKAKENPQACKDDLERLRIGAAVGTGQGTDERVAALVAADVDVIVVDTAHGHSQGVLDRVRWVKKNFPDVQVIGGNIATAEAAHGLVKAGADAVKVGIGPGSICTTRIISGVGVPQVTAISNVAEALAGSGVPVIADGGIRYSGDVAKAIAAGAYSVMIGSMFAGTEEAPGEIELYQGRSYKSYRGMGSLGAMTRQAGSSDRYFQEGAEAEKLVPEGIEGRVPYKGSLQAIVHQLMGGLRASMGYTGCENIEEMRTKPKFVRVTLAGMRESHVHDVTITKEAPNYQID
- a CDS encoding sigma-54-dependent Fis family transcriptional regulator, whose protein sequence is MSVKGRSVILVVNNEEKIRASLHRCLIEDYTVVTAATAEEALRLLEGREVDLVLCDQWMPEMSGVEFLHQLRVSHPEVVRILITDYTDPHDIIKAINEAAVYQFVPKPWQPEQLQLIIKRALESCELARRHRYLSRELKFAEDVLWRQNDRMVRLLQDIYEFDKLVFASDAMVEVCNLARKAAATDLPVLIQGETGTGKELMARAVHFFSTRKSFPFLAQNCGAFPDELLHSELFGHKRGAYTGAISDRLGLFPAADGGTVFLDEISEVSPSFQVSLLRFLQEGEVKPLGTHQTRQCNVRIVAATNRPLAELVEQGQFRRDLYYRLRGFEINIPALRERPEDIPVLAEHAVHKYAASINRKIAGIASEVIQRLKHYAFPGNVRELENEMRRMVAMAEDGEILTVKHMSPELMRLTAPPDKTLPTDFLAGAGALKERVEALETHLVAQMLLKHKWNYSRAARELGLSRVGLANKIKRYKLDQKPI